The proteins below come from a single Mercenaria mercenaria strain notata chromosome 3, MADL_Memer_1, whole genome shotgun sequence genomic window:
- the LOC128555874 gene encoding uncharacterized protein LOC128555874, translated as MEQFITRLKILANDCSYGEAYKEDLIRDRIVFGVKSSKIREKLLTVGEKLTLAKAVDICQTVEYAQEQMNNMQESSSINFVRKTTHKKEESRKRDIKCKGGSRKSTENKPDVAHKSCQNCGQFHGDKQCKAKGVQCRNCKKWNHYARVCRSKRVNEVRADDSSEDIYIDTVISAVDKMCNQAFVDIKTGPLGKQISFKIDTGAQVNILPHFALQQLGVKTALCSSVTKLTGYNGNPLVCLGSITCSVPMNLLHRPRQCSIYLKHDAKPVVHPPRRIPVALRDKCKKELDKMEKLGVITKVSEPTEWVNSMVTVQKKSGDLRIVLDPGDLNRNIQRPYHPTKTLDDILPQLNGATFFTKLDARSGYWAMHLTEKSSMLTTFNTIFGRYRYLRLPMGISSAMDLFQKKIDEIFEGLPGVAAIVDDILVYGKTREEHDANLRAVLQRSLEQGIRLNPDKLEVGQSQIRYFGHVISKQGLSPDPDKVSAIREMPIRKIGHNSKRYLA; from the exons ATGGAACAATTCATCACACGACTTAAGATACTTGCAAATGACTGTTCTTATGGCGAAGCCTACAAGGAAGATTTGATTAGAGATCGAATCGTGTTCGGTGTAAAGTCGTCCAAAATTAGAGAGAAGCTTTTGACAGTAGGTGAGAAACTAACATTGGCGAAAGCTGTTGACATATGTCAAACTGTAGAATATGCACAAGAGCAAATGAATAACATGCAAGAATCGTCTTCTATTAACTTTGTACGGAAAACTACTCACAAAAAAGAGGAATCGAGAAAACGAGATATAAAGTGCAAAGGCGGGTCGCGGAAATCAACGGAAAACAAGCCAGATGTCGCGCACAAATCGTGCCAAAACTGTGGTCAATTCCATGGGGACAAACAGTGTAAGGCGAAGGGAGTGCAATGCCGAAACTGTAAAAAATGGAATCACTACGCGAGGGTGTGCAGGAGTAAACGTGTCAATGAAGTGAGGGCTGATGATTCATCTGAGGATATTTACATTGATACAGTAATTAGTGCTGTGGACAAGATGTGCAATCAGGCATTTGTGGATATTAAAACTGGACCTCTTGGGAAACAAATTTCTTTCAAGATAGACACTGGCGCACAGGTGAATATTTTACCTCATTTTGCATTGCAACAATTAGGTGTAAAAACCGCACTCTGTTCCTCTGTAACGAAGCTCACAGGTTATAATGGCAACCCTTTAGTATGTCTAGGTTCCATTACCTGCAGTGTACCCATGAACCTTCTGCACAGACCAA GGCAATGTTCTATTTATCTGAAACATGATGCTAAACCTGTGGTTCATCCTCCACGTAGGATTCCTGTTGCATTACGAGATAAATGCAAGAAGGAGCTAGATAAGATGGAGAAATTGGGGGTCATTACAAAAGTAAGTGAGCCTACTGAGTGGGTCAATTCAATGGTGACAGTACAGAAAAAATCAGGTGACTTGCGAATAGTACTTGATCCGGGTGACTTGAACAGAAACATTCAACGTCCTTATCATCCGACGAAAACACTGGATGACATACTTCCCCAGCTAAACGGCgctacattttttacaaaattagacGCTAGGTCAGGTTACTGGGCCATGCATTTGACAGAGAAGTCTTCCATGTTGACTACATTCAATACCATATTTGGGAGGTACAGGTATCTGAGGCTTCCAATGGGTATTTCGTCTGCCATGGATCTGTTCCAAAAGAAAATAGACGAAATATTTGAGGGTCTCCCAGGGGTAGCTGcaatagtagacgatattttagTATATGGCAAAACAAGGGAGGAGCATGATGCGAATTTGAGAGCAGTGCTCCAAAGGTCACTAGAACAAGGTATACGCCTTAATCCAGATAAGCTGGAGGTTGGGCAGTCCCAGATTAGATATTTCGGTCATGTGATATCTAAACAAGGTCTTAGCCCAGATCCAGACAAGGTGTCTGCAATTCGAGAAATGCCTATCCGGAAAATAGGTCACAACTCGAAACGGTACTTGGCATGA
- the LOC128555875 gene encoding uncharacterized protein LOC128555875: MDGACSTEEETDSEGEEKASSSYDQPLMSHEGFSDTQTLIKEDQTKASAENHSASVAFYVRDVKTGKVYGLTNRHITLHTDKIDIKMLSQSKFIHFGTSVKILDEKSLDIGLIEIDHSVKDLLSNTENVDQNVCIYSGPFESIFDKEIFKYKPSDKLYEVCKCGTPNYGTIVSESEHEECKPENGQFLVKSENGVFAVKGESGTAVAAKRKEDNVIELVGIICGGSGDNTVCLFIPDVFHFYKNRYDMILELYDACILCGVKIYFNLSTPEQISPPSYDLVDHALNLMCYKFENVDVKIYERLIERERDLSLRVTQRLCLNDNAIFENDNPNYVAIESGMLACDFLYVGNARAAENRLKKAIFCFLKSDDFGLRLLCNLITYITWYCLVKNNDTSLDKLKKLLENGKKILNATSDLKRFPLESLGFLIMITRDITWQCGIKCVSEAMTIETTQLREAIDLKQLRKQSNL, translated from the exons ATGGATGGAGCTTGTAGTACAGAAG AGGAGACTGACTCCGAGGGTGAAGAAAAAGCATCTAGCAGTTATGATCAACCTCTTATGTCGCATGAGGGATTTTCAGATACTCAAACTTTAATCAAAGAAGACCAAACTAAGGCATCTGCAGAGAACCATTCCGCAAGCGTCGCCTTTTATGTCAGAGATGTAAAAACTGGAAAAGTGTATGGTTTAACAAATCGTCATATTACTCTTCATACAgacaaaattgatattaaaatgttaAGTCAGAGTAAGTTTATCCATTTTGGGACATCAGTTAAAATTTTGGATGAAAAAAGTTTAGATATAGGATTGATAGAGATTGATCACTCTGTAAAAGATCTTTTAAGCAACACAGAGAACGtagatcagaatgtttgtatctATTCTGGTCCATTTGAAAGCAtttttgataaagaaatatttaaatacaaaccTAGCGATAAACTTTATGAAGTGTGCAAATGTGGTACACCAAATTATGGAACTATTGTTTCTGAGTCGGAACATGAAGAGTGTAAACCAGAAAATGGACAATTTCTCGTTAAAAGTGAGAATGGTGTATTCGCTGTAAAAGGTGAAAGTGGTACCGCCGTCGCGGccaaaaggaaagaagacaatgTAATAGAGTTAGTTGGAATTATTTGCGGTGGATCAGGCGACAATACTGTTTGTCTATTTATTCcagatgtttttcatttttataagaaCAGATACGACATGATTCTAGAGTTGTATGATGCATGCATACTTTGTggagtaaaaatatatttcaatttgtcAACGCCGGAGCAAATTTCTCCACCTAGTTACGATCTGGTGGATCATGCTTTAAATTTGATGTGctacaaatttgaaaatgtagATGTTAAAATTTACGAGCGCCTAATAGAAAGAGAACGCGATTTGTCCCTACGGGTCACTCAAAGATTGTGTTTGAATGATAACGCCATCTTCGAAAATGACAATCCTAATTATGTAGCAATAGAAAGCGGCATGTTAGCATGCGATTTTTTGTATGTGGGTAATGCGAGAGCAGCAGAAAACCGTCTAAAGAAagcaatattttgctttttaaagtcAGATGATTTTGGACTTAGATTGTTATGTAATCTCATTACATATATCACGTGGTATTGTCTTGTCAAAAATAATGATACTTCTTTAGACAAATTGAAAAAATTGCTTGAAAATGGCAAGAAAATTTTGAATGCGACTTCAGACCTTAAGAGATTTCCTTTAGAGTCATTAGGATTCCTTATTATGATTACTCGAGATATTACATGGCAATGTGGGATAAAATGCGTGAGCGAGGCCATGACCATAGAAACAACACAACTGAGAGAAGCTATAGATTTGAAGCAGTTGAGAAAGCAAAGCAATCTGTGA